The proteins below come from a single Oscillospiraceae bacterium genomic window:
- a CDS encoding 8-oxo-dGTP diphosphatase, with protein sequence MEFLQTTLCYLEKDGAYLMLHRIKKKNDVNHDKWVGVGGKFEPGEDALACALREVREETGLTMRTPQYRGIVDFYCAPWPAERMHLYTCTDFCGEMTDCDEGCLEWVDKAAVQDLPIWQGDKIFFKLLAEDAPFFHLELTYEGDVLVKAVLDGEELL encoded by the coding sequence ATGGAATTTCTGCAGACGACCCTGTGTTATCTTGAAAAGGACGGTGCCTATCTGATGCTGCACCGCATCAAAAAGAAAAACGATGTCAACCACGACAAATGGGTCGGGGTCGGCGGCAAGTTTGAACCGGGCGAGGACGCGCTGGCCTGTGCCCTGCGCGAGGTGCGGGAGGAGACCGGCCTGACGATGCGCACGCCGCAGTACCGCGGCATTGTGGACTTTTACTGCGCCCCGTGGCCGGCCGAGCGGATGCACCTGTACACCTGCACGGATTTTTGCGGCGAGATGACCGACTGTGACGAGGGCTGTCTGGAATGGGTGGACAAGGCCGCCGTGCAGGACCTGCCGATCTGGCAGGGGGATAAAATTTTCTTTAAGCTGCTGGCTGAGGACGCGCCGTTTTTTCATCTGGAGTTGACGTATGAGGGGGACGTGCTGGTGAAAGCGGTGCTGGATGGGGAGGAGTTGCTATAA
- a CDS encoding stage V sporulation protein T, with product MKATGIVRRIDELGRVVIPKEIRRVQHIRSGDSLEIFMEENGEVVFKKYSPLAELGEPAAVYADVLARRLGCGVLVCDREHIVAAAGAGKNELLHRELPPELDRLLKKRRLYTAPANPDRRIRLGGRWLLCAAPILVHGDIEGGVLLPGSARDPLPEAEVIRAAATAAEFLARWMEE from the coding sequence ATGAAGGCCACTGGCATCGTGCGCAGGATCGACGAGCTGGGGCGCGTGGTCATCCCGAAGGAGATCCGCCGCGTGCAGCATATCCGCTCGGGCGATTCGCTTGAAATTTTTATGGAGGAAAACGGCGAGGTCGTCTTTAAAAAATACTCTCCGCTGGCGGAGCTGGGCGAACCGGCCGCCGTCTACGCCGATGTGCTGGCACGGCGGCTCGGCTGTGGTGTGCTGGTCTGCGACCGGGAGCATATCGTGGCGGCAGCCGGTGCGGGCAAGAATGAGCTGCTCCACCGTGAGCTGCCGCCCGAGCTGGACCGTCTTTTGAAAAAGCGGCGGCTCTACACCGCCCCCGCAAACCCCGACCGGCGGATCAGGCTGGGCGGGCGGTGGCTGCTGTGCGCCGCGCCGATTCTGGTACACGGCGATATTGAGGGCGGTGTGCTGCTGCCCGGCAGCGCCCGGGACCCGCTGCCCGAGGCCGAGGTCATCCGCGCGGCGGCCACCGCTGCGGAATTTCTGGCGCGGTGGATGGAGGAGTGA